In the genome of Bacteroides mediterraneensis, the window AGCTGCCAAGTATGGTCAGGCTGGATTACCGGCACAAACCATTCAAGTGAAGTTCAAGGGTTCTGCCGGACAAAGTTTCGGTGCCTTCCTGCCACACGGTGTCAGCTTCAAGTTGGAAGGAGAGGCCAACGACTATCTGGGCAAGGGCTTGAGTGGAGGACATATTTCTGTACAGCCTCCGGTTAGAAGCAATTTCTTGGCCGAAAACAATGTGATTGCAGGCAATACGCTGTTGTATGGTGCTACCAGCGGGGAGGTGTACATCAACGGATGTGTGGGCGAACGTTTTGCAGTACGTAATTCCGGTGCCATTGCCGTGGTAGAAGGAGTGGGCGACCACTGCTGTGAATACATGACCGGCGGACGTGTGGTTGTATTGGGTAAGACCGGACGTAACTTCGCCGCAGGTATGAGTGGTGGTGTGGCTTATGTATGGGACAAAGACCGCAACTTCGACTATTTCTGCAACATGGAGATGGTGGAACTGTCCTTGCTGGAAGATGCCACAGCCCGTAAGGAATTGCATGAACTGGTTCGTCAGCATTATTTGTACACAGGCTCTCAGCTGGCTCGTACGATGCTGGACAACTGGGGCCATTACGTGGAAGAGTTCATTCAGGTGACTCCGATTGAATACAAGAAGGTACTGGCCGAAGAGCAGATGCGCAAATTGCAGCAGAAAATTGCAGAGGTACAGCGTGATTATTGATTAATTGTTGAACAGTAAAAAACTAGATATATGGGAAATCCAAAAGCATTTCTGACCGTTCCCAGACAAGAAGCCGGATATCGTCCGATACACGATCGTATCAGAGACTTCAGTGAGGTGGAACAGACGTTGAACACAAGTGAGCGTAAGTTGCAGGCATCGCGGTGTATGGACTGTGGGGTACCCTTCTGCCACTGGGCTTGTCCGCTGGGCAATCGCCCCCCGGAGTTTCAGGATGCCATGTACAAGGGAAAATGGAAAGAAGCTTATGAGATACTTTCCGGAACCAACGACTTTCCGGAATTTACCGGACGTATCTGTCCGGCATTGTGCGAAAAAAGTTGTGTATTGAAACTGAGTATGGATGCGCCGGTCACTATCCGTGAGGATGAGGCCGCAGTGATTGAAGCAGCCTTCCGTGAAGGTTATGTGCAGCCTCGCCAGTACAAGCGGAACGGGAAATCGGTGGCCGTTATCGGTTCCGGACCTGCCGGACTGGCTGCGGCCAACCAGTTGAACCAGAAAGGGTATACTGTCACGGTGTTCGAAAAACTGGAATATGTGGGTGGACTGTTGCGTTTCGGTATTCCGAACTTCAAACTCAGCAAGTCAGTCATCGACCGTCGTATTGCGGTAATGGAGGCTGAAGGTATTACGTTCAAAGTGAATACGGATATCGATGTCACTCATCTGCCCGAAGGTTTTGATGCTTATTGCATTTGTACGGGTACACCGCAGGCACGTGACTTGAATATTCCGGGCCGTGATTTGAAAGGTATCCATTTTGCCATGGAAATGCTGGCACAGCAGAATCGTGTGCTGGCCGGACAGCAGATTCCGAAGGAAGAACGCATTACTGCCAAAGGAAAGAATGTGCTGGTTATCGGAGGTGGAGATACGGGAAGCGATTGTATCGGTACCAGTAACCGTCAGGGAGCACTTAGCGTGACGCAGATTGAAATCATGCCCAAGCCGCCGGTAGGCTATAATCCGAAAACTCCGTGGCCGCAGTGGCCCATCGTGCTCAAGACGAGCAGTAGCCATGAAGAAGGCTGTGTACGTCGCTGGAGCCTGACTTCCAACCGTTTTCTGGAAAAGGATGGTAAAGTTTGCGGGGTGGAAGTGGAAGAAGTAGAATGGATTCCGGGAGCAGAAGGAGAACGTCCGGTGATGAAGCCTACTGGCAAGAAGGAAGTGCTGAAAGCCGACCTGGTTTTGCTGGCTATGGGTTTCCTCCGTCCGGAACAGCCGGAATTCCCGGCCAATGTATTCGTTGCAGGTGATGCCGCTACCGGAGCCAGTCTGGTGGTGAAATGCATTGCAGGTGGACGTAAGGCCGCAGCCGACATTGATGCATATCTGAGTCGGAGATAATAATAGATTTTCATACAAAATATAAATACAACTTTACGATTATGTGTGGCATTGCAGCTATTTTAAATATTAAAGAACAAACTCCAGAGTTGCGTGGAAAAGCTTTGGCCATGGCCCGGAAGATTCGTCATCGCGGGCCCGACTGGAGTGGGATTTATTGTGGGGGCTCAGCTATTCTGGCCCATGAACGTTTGTCGATTGTCGATCCGGAAAGTGGGGGCCAACCGCTGTATTCACCCGACAAGAAACAGATATTGGCTGTCAACGGTGAAATTTACAACCACCGCGACATCCGTAAGAAATATGCCGGGAAGTACGAGTTCCAGACCGGCAGTGATTGTGAAGTGATTCTGGCGCTGTATCGTGATTATGGTATTCATTTCCTGGAAGAGCTGAACGGTATTTTTGCCTTCGTGCTTTATGATGCAGAAAAGGATGAGTTTCTCATTGCGCGCGACCCGATTGGCGTGATTCCACTTTACATCGGTTATGACAGCGACGGAAAGGTATATTGCGCCAGCGAACTGAAAGCGCTGGAAGGATTCTGCGAACGCTATGAACCCTTCTTGCCGGGACATTATTATTCCAGCAAGGAAGGAAAGATGGTACGTTGGTACAAGCGCGACTGGACCAGCTATGACGCAGTGGCCGATGCGCCGGCTTCGGT includes:
- a CDS encoding glutamate synthase subunit beta encodes the protein MGNPKAFLTVPRQEAGYRPIHDRIRDFSEVEQTLNTSERKLQASRCMDCGVPFCHWACPLGNRPPEFQDAMYKGKWKEAYEILSGTNDFPEFTGRICPALCEKSCVLKLSMDAPVTIREDEAAVIEAAFREGYVQPRQYKRNGKSVAVIGSGPAGLAAANQLNQKGYTVTVFEKLEYVGGLLRFGIPNFKLSKSVIDRRIAVMEAEGITFKVNTDIDVTHLPEGFDAYCICTGTPQARDLNIPGRDLKGIHFAMEMLAQQNRVLAGQQIPKEERITAKGKNVLVIGGGDTGSDCIGTSNRQGALSVTQIEIMPKPPVGYNPKTPWPQWPIVLKTSSSHEEGCVRRWSLTSNRFLEKDGKVCGVEVEEVEWIPGAEGERPVMKPTGKKEVLKADLVLLAMGFLRPEQPEFPANVFVAGDAATGASLVVKCIAGGRKAAADIDAYLSRR